A single window of Acidobacteriota bacterium DNA harbors:
- a CDS encoding DUF433 domain-containing protein codes for MSQTSAALTSSPQWIHEETDGVSYDYLPLGKYVVAARGVCGGRPTIKHHRLDARHVLAFFNRGDSVQQIAENYRIPAEAVEEVIRLSSLFDYEKSYA; via the coding sequence ATGAGTCAAACGAGTGCAGCTTTAACGTCATCTCCGCAATGGATTCACGAAGAGACTGATGGCGTCAGCTACGATTACCTGCCTTTGGGAAAGTATGTTGTCGCTGCGCGCGGCGTTTGCGGCGGCCGTCCAACAATAAAACATCATCGGCTGGATGCGCGCCACGTGCTGGCCTTTTTCAATCGCGGCGACAGCGTTCAGCAAATCGCGGAGAATTATCGAATTCCTGCTGAAGCAGTTGAAGAAGTCATCCGACTGTCATCCCTTTTCGATTACGAAAAGAGTTACGCATGA